The window CTTCTATTTCTTTAAATATTTTTTCGCCATCATTTTTTAGAGATTCTTTTTCTAAAGGACTAACATTTTTAAATTTCAATAAATGTCCTAAAATTATATAAGTACCATATTCAATTATGTATGTTATTTCTGCTACTAATCCAAATTTTAATAAAATTCTTGCTCTTAATTTTCTTTCGTTATTCCTCTTTTTCTGTTCCTCTATCTTCTCCTTTCTCGTCAATGTTTTCATCTTCTTTTTGCTCTCTAGTAGTTTCTTCTTTAGTGTCTGATGTGTTTTGATTAAACATTTTAAAGTCATTAGAATGATCCTTTATTTCGATTTTTATTTGATTTGAATTAGTAAAGAAAATAGACTTTCCAGTAACTGGCTCTTGTTCTTCTTGCTGAATATAATTTTCATCATAAATATCTAAATCCTCTTCTGCATATATTAAAGAAAATAAATTAATTAAAATAATGATTAATAATAATTTTTTCATAATGAAATACCCCTTTCTTTCTCTCTTTCTAATTTTATTTCAAGATTATTATATCCTCTTTCTTCTTGAGGTTGTAAAACTTCACTTAAATTAAATGATAGTTCTTTAAATTTATTAGTATTATATAATTTTCTAATAGAATTAGGAGTTAATTTAATTCCTCTTTCTTTAATGTATTTTTTATCTTCCATTTCCTTAATAATTTGTAATTTCTTAAATGCTAAGGATCTTTCATTATTAATAACTTTTAAATCTTTTTCTAATTTAGATAAGGATTTTTTAAAAGATGAAATAATATTTTCTTTTTTTTGATTAAAAGATTTATTATTTTTATATCTTTGTATAATTTTTCTTTCTATTTCATAATAAGTTGATAGTTCTTTTTCTTTAGTTTTAATCTCTTTCATAATAAATGGTTTTTTCAAGAAATTAGAAGAGGTATATTCTTTTTCTAATCTTTCTTTTTCATTTTCTAAACTTTGAATAACTTTGTAATTTGATGAAAACTTACCTTTACTTACTTTATTTATAGTAATTAAATCTATTGAAGTAAGATTTTCTTTTACTGGATCAGAAGATAACAATTCATTTATATTTGTAATGGCAGTCTTTATTTTTATTTCTTTATCATTTAACATAGAAATATTATTTTTCTCATTAGTTCTTATTTCATTAAAAATAATATTTTTATCAACACTATTAATTTTTTCAAGATCGTTATATTTAGTTTCGATAACATTAGAAATTATTTCTATATTTACACCAGTTAAAAATATAGACTTACTATATTTTTCAGGATTATTTTTTTCTATAAAATAATTATATAATGTTTTATTTCTTTCTAAATCCGCCATTAAATTAATATTATCCATAATTAAGGTTTTATGACGTTCAAATGTAGGAAGTGAATTTCTTTCCTCTAATCTATTTTGTAAAATTTCATTAATAACAGATCTTTCTATTGAAGTATTATTATCTATTAAATTAGTAAGTTTATCAAGTTCTTCAATACTATGTTTTTTATTTAATTCATTGATGATATTATTAGATTGAGTATTATTTTTTTCAATTTTTAAATTAAGTTCTTTAATGTCATTTTCTAAAACTTTTATAGATGATTCATCAGAAAATAGTCTAGCATTGATAAGGGCAGTATTTTTAGCTTTTAATTCTTCTTTGTATTTTAAAGTACTTTTAATAATACCCTCAATCTTGTAATTAGTCAGGATTTGAGTAGCTTTATAATTACTAGAAACAAGTTTAAATTCTTCTAATTTATACATTAATTCTAATGTATTTTTCTTAATGTATTTTTCTCTTATTTTAATAGCTGTATTCTTAGTTTTTTCCTCATCAAATTCTTTCTTACTAACTGTATATTCTTTTTTATAAATATTTTTTAGATTTTCTAGGTGCATTTCTTTTTCACGAACTAAATCTCTTTTTAATTGTTCTACAATTCTATTATATTTATAAGATAATATATGAGTATCAGCTAACTCTAAAATTTTATTTTCTAAATTTGATTTTTTTCTTAGTAAAATTTCATTAGTTGGATTAGCAATTAATGATTTTTCAACTCTTCTTAATTCATAGTAATTTTTATTAAGTTCTCCTTTAGTAAGTATATTTAAAGTAAGTTTTTTAATTGCTCCCTCATCTAATTTATTTATTTCATCTAATCTCTCAATAATTTCAAATTCTTTAGGAATAATTTTTCCTTTTCTAATATTTAGTTTTCTTTCTTTTTCTTTTTTTAATTTTTTAGCTTGGTTGAAATTATCAACTTGTTTCTTCTCTTTATCAGAAAGTTTATTATATCCTACAGTCTTTAATTTTTTTATAATTTTACCTGAAAGATTAATAGCTTTTCTTTCTAAACTTTCTGCTTTGTTTAAATCTCCTTGTTCAAGAGCTTCCTTTCTTCTTTCAGCTAAAGATCTACAGTCTACCCTTTCAGAAAAACCATTTTTTTCTAAGCTTGCATTTTGCAAAATTTCCCAAGATTTTCTAAGCTGCAATAATCTTTTTTTTGATTGCCATATTCTATCTTTTTTGGCACCGCCTAAACTAGGATTTTTAGTATTAGCTTTTTTAAAAAATCTCTCTTTTTCTCTTTCTACATTATCTAATTTTCTTTCAGAAAACATTAAATGACAATGTAGATTTTTCTCTCCAGTTTCTTGATTAAAACTTTCATGTATAGCAAATGTATATGGGAAGTTCTCTCCAATTTCTTTTGTTACGAAATCTTTGATAAGATTAATAGCTTCTTGATGATTTAACTCATTAGGAATATTTAATTCAAACTCTCTATAAGCATTTCTATTTACTCCTTCAAATTCATCTGCTGCACACCAAAAATCAAGGGCATTATTACCACTAAATAGAGGTAAATTTCCATGCTCTTTATATATTAAATCCTCTTTATATTTGTATTTACTTTCTCTCAAAATATATGCAGCATGACTACCTGCATATCCTACTTTTCCTCTTTTATATGACAACCTATATTCAGCCATATTACACCTCCTTTTTTTAAATGGCGAGAGCCTTAAAAAAACACGATTGCATATCTCTGAAAGAGATATGCGTAAGCGTGCCTTTTCTATTTTTAAAAAAAAATTGCCGAATGACAAATTTTTTTTTACTCTGTATTCTTAATACAGAAATAGAAAAGGATTTTTTATTATTTACAATAAAATTATATCATAAATTATTGATTTTTTGAAGAATTTATTATATAATAGAAAAAAATATTTTACAAATATAGTATTAATTATTTGTAAAACAAATATCAAAATAACTTAGGAGGAAATAGGAGGAAAAATGAAAAAAATTATTAAAAAAAATTTAAAAATTTTTCTATTATTATTAGCTATAATAGCTATATCTAGTAGTTCTTTTGCAAGTGCTACTGACTTGCCATGGGAAGGGCCATTAGATAAATTATTGAAGTCATTTACTGGGCCAGTTGCTAGAGCTGTATCGATTATAGCTGTAGTTGCTTGTGGTGGTATGGTGGCTTTTGGAGAAGCTGGATCAGCTATGAAAAGAATGTTAAATATAGTGTTTGGAATATCAATAGTTTTTGCAGCAGTTACATGGGTTCCAACTTTCTTTGGATTTACAGGATCAGCATTATTTTAATAAGAGGTAAACTATGGAAGATAAAAGAAGTTATATGCAAGAAGTTACACCTAAAAAAGACACTTCTTCAAATCCGTATTCAGACTGGAATGATAGATATTTTAAATTAAATAGATCTAAAAGAAATTGGCAAATAGCTTTTTTAGTTTCAAGTATTATAACTTTATTCTCTTTAGTTATTATTTTAAAAATGTCAACACAAATTTCAGTAGTTCCATATATAATAGAAGTTGATAAGGAATTAGGGATTATTAGAAATATAGGAGATTTAAGAAATATTCATTATCAACCAGGAGATCAAAATATTATAGCTGTACTAAATGAACATATTAAGTCTACAAGAGCAATTCCATTAGATCCTGTACGATATGGAAAAGACATTCAAGAACAATATGCTTTTTTAACAGAAGTTACTCAACAAAAATTACTTGAAAATATTGAAAAAGATAATGTACAACAAAAAATGAAAAATAGAGAGAGTAGAGATATAAATATTACATCTATTTTAAAAATAAGAGAGAAAACATTTCAGGTAAGATGGATAGAAAAAAACTATACAGAAAATGGAAATATTTATTCTGAAAATAATATGACAGGAATATTTACTGTTGATTTTATTAATCCAAAAGAACTAAATGAGAATATTTTAATATTAAATCCAATGGGAATTGTTATTACAGATTTTAGTATTTCTAGGGAAAATTTTTAGTAGTAAGGGGATTTTCCCTTACTATTTTTTATCTTATTATAAAAAGGAGAAATTATGAAAAAATTAATATTATGTACATTATTTATATTAGCAGCAAACTCATATTCAAATGAGGTTATTTATGAAGATTTTTCTTTTAAAGAGCCAGTAATTCAAACTGGATTGAAACAAGCTAAACAAAATGTAAAAACTACTTTTGTCTATAATGAAAATGACATGTATAGAATATATGCAAGAGCCGGATTTATAACAACTATTAATCTAAATCCTGATGAAGAAGTAACATACTTAGCAGGAGGAGATACAGCAAGATGGGTAATAGATGTTGGAATGGCAGGAAGTTCACAAGGACAACACCCAATACTTGCTATTAAACCATTTTTTCCAGGAATAAAAACTAATTTAATTGTAAGCACTAATAAAAGAACTTATCAATTCTTTTTACATAGTGCTAATGAATGGTATAATCCGACAGTAAGTTTTGTATATCCTCATGATCAACTTATGGCAAAAATAAAAGAACAAAAATTAAAAGAAGAAAGTACACCAATTAATTTAGATTCATTAAATTATAAATATGAATGGAAAAAAACAAAAGATAGATGGTGTCCGCAACAAGTATTTGATGATGGAGAAAAAACATTCATTTTAATGCCTGAAAAAGTTGAACAAGGAGAATTACCAATATTATTAATTCGTGATGAACAAACTGGAGAGGGAGCTATCGTTAGACATAGATATAATCCTAACAATAGATTTTTTATTGTAGATAGATTATTTGAACAGGCTATATTAAAGTTAGGTAAAAAAGAAATTGTCATAAAAAGAGAGGGTAGCTTTATTAAATCTAAAAACGATCATTACCCAGTAACTAGATAGAGGTGTTTTATATATGGGAATGTTTAAAAAAAATCAAGAGAAAAAACAAGAAGAAAATCAAGGAAATAATAAACCTAAAATTCAAGGGAAATTTTACAATTTAAAATTAATAAAAATAATTATAACTGTAGTTGTTTTATTCATAATTTATAATATTTTTAAAACTGATAATAAGCCTAAAAAAGTTGAAACTATCAATAATGAAGAAAAAAAAGATATGACAACAAAAACAAATCCATATCAGACAACATATGCAGATATAAAAGACATAAAGACTAATACTACTATTAATCAAACTACTAATTCTATTACTAATAATAATTCTACTAATACTATGACAGAAGAACAAAAAGAAAAGTTAAGACAGTTAGAAGAGCAAGCAAATCAAGCTAAAAAAAGTCCTATAGCTTTTCAACTATATAATAGACAAGATACTCAAAATAATAATACACAAAATGCAAATAATTTTCCACCTGATTACGATCAAAATAGACAAAACTCTAAAAAGAATTTTCTTTTTAACGAAGCACAAAAAGCTTTATATTCAACTTCTACAATTGTAGAAAGTATTTCTCCATATGAACTTAAAACTGGAGATTTTTTCCCGGCAGTTGTTGAAACCGCTATGAACTCTGATATATATTCAAAAGTTATTGTTGCTAGAGTAAGTCAAAATATATATGATACAGTAACAGGGAAATACCTTTTAATACCTCAAGGAACTACTTTAACAGGAGTATATGACAGTAATATAACTTGGGGTCAAGATAGACTATTAGTTGTATGGCAACAACTAAGATTTCCAAATGGCGACATGTTAAGTCTTGATAATATGCAAGGTGTCGACATGATAGGTCAAGCAGGAATACCGGGTAAAGTAAATAATCATTTTACAACTTTATTAAAAGGTGTATTACTATCATCAGCTATGGGAGCGGCAGCAGCTATAACAACATCAAATGATGATGATTGGAGATCTGACGCAGGAGAAGCAGCAGGACTTTCAATAATACAAATAGGAGATAAATATACTGCAAAAGCTTTAGATAGACAACCTACTATAATGATTAAAGCAGGGGATAGATTCAATGTTATGGTACATAGCAATTTAATTTTAAAACCATATAATAAGTAGGTGGTTAAATGACTAAAAAGAAAAAAATAGCAATAATTATTTATTTATTAATGTTCCCTATTTCTATAACTTTAGCAACTCAAATTTTTGCTAAATATGTGGGATATGCTAAGGGATTAGGAGAGCCTTTATTTATAATAAATAAAATTCCTTTTTATCCTCCATTTAAAATTATTGAATGGCAAATATATAGAAATCAAGCACCTATAGCTTTTGAAAAAGCATTAACAAGTGGAGGAATAACTTTAGTAATTTTTGTATTTTTAATAGGATTCTTAACAAAGAAAAAACATGTAGAAACAAGTCACGGAGCTGCAAGTTTTGCAACACAAGATGATATAAAAAAAATGAAGTTATTACCCAAAGAAAAAGATATTTTAAAAAGCTATGATAAAGAGGGAATGACACAGATTTATAAAGAAGCTATCTATAATAATTTTCCCGATAAAATAGCAAATGAAGATTTTAAAACTAATGGAATAGTAATAGGACAAGATGAAAAAGGAAATTATTTATATGATAATCAACCCGGTCATGTTATATTAGCAGCACAAACTGGAGCAGGAAAAGGAGTAGGATTTGTACTTCCAACATTATGGACATGGAAAGAAAGCTCAATTATAAATGACATAAAAGGGGAAAACTGGCAGCTAACTGCAGGATATAGAAAACTATTAGGGCATAAGGTTTTAAAGTTCGACGCTACCTCATTAAATACTGTACATTTTAACCCTATGGCAGAGATAAGAAAAGGTACAGTTTATGAATATCAAGAAGCTAAAAATATAGCTGATACTATTGTTTCCCCTGATAAAAAAACAGATAGATTTTTCGGACCAAATGGTGTGGAGTTTTTAACTGGTGTAATACTTCATGTTTTATATATGGTGAAAGAAAGAACAGCAAATTTAACTGATGTATATAGATTTTTGACTACTCCAACATTGACAGAAGAAGAAAAATTAAAACAGATGACATGGGGAGAACATAATACAACTTCTGATACTGGATTATTTCAAAAAATTTATAACAATGTAATAACAGAAAAAGACGGAACATTAAGGCCTGATGTACACCCAATGGTTTCAGGGATTGGGAATGATATGTTAAATAGGGCAGATAATGAAAGATCAGGTATTATTTCAACTGCCAAAACTGAATTAGCTATATTTGCTGATCCAGTAATTTCAAGAGCTGTTCAATATAGTGATTTTAAAATAAAAGATTTAATGAACTATGATGTTCCAGTTGATCTATATTTTGTTACACCACCTAAAGCTATAGGAATTACAGCAACTTTAATAAAGTTGCTTATTAATCAAATTATCTTTATACTAACTGATGAAATGATAATATCTGATAGTGGACAAAATGAAAACTTCAAACATAGATTATTACTAATGATAGATGAGTTCCCTGCCATAGGGAAAATTGAACTTTTACATAAAGCTTTAGCATATGTAAGAGGATATGGAATGAAAGTAGCTTTAATTACTCAAGATTTAAAACAATTATATGAAATTTACGGAGAGAATAACTCTATTTTAAATAACTGTAAGACACAAATTTTCTATACCCCAAGTGATGATAAAACTACAACATTTATTGAACAAAAATTAGGAAAGAAAACTGTTGAACAACAAACTAAATCATGGAAAGGTTTTAAATACTTTTCAGATTGGAACATTTCAACATCTTATGTTGGTCGTAGCTTGATGACATTTGATGAGATTCAACAATTATCAGATGAAGAAAGTTTAATATTTATAACTGGACAAAAACCTATTCATGGTAAAAAAATAAGATGGTATAAGGAAGAAAAGTTTAAATTAAAAGCAAAATATAAAGCACCTGAAAAAAGTGATATTATACAAGAAACAAGATAAGGAGATAGAAAAATGGAAGAAAAGAAAAAATTATCAGCAATAGAGAGAGAAAAATTAAAGATGGAAAAATTACAACAAGAAATGTCAAATTCTAGGAAAAGAATAGAAGAAGCTAAAAATAAGGAAGCTTTAAAAATATGGAAAAAAATAAAACCTTTATTATTAAAAGATGAAATATTAGATCAAATACAAGATCCTGAATTTGTTGAAATGATTGTTTTAGATATTCAACAAGTTTTGGAAAAATATATTCCAGTAATAGAAAGTAAACAAGAAGATAAAAAACAATTTGAAGAAGAAAACAAGGAAGATAATATAAATGAGTAATGTATTGTTAGATACTCTATTAATTTCTTTCGGAAGTGAAATTAATAATTATCTTAAAGATCCTGATGTAATAGAAGTCTATTTGAATGACGATAAAAAATTATGGATAGATACTCTTTCATCAGGAAGAAAATATACTGGAATAGAAATTGATCCTCAAATTGCAAAAAATATAATATATTTAGTTGCTAGTTCGGTAGAAACAGAAGCTAACGAACATAACCCAATTATAGACGCAGAATTACCGGGAAATGGAGAAAGATTCGCAGGGATTTTACCTCCAGT of the Fusobacterium necrogenes genome contains:
- a CDS encoding MobA/MobL family protein; translated protein: MAEYRLSYKRGKVGYAGSHAAYILRESKYKYKEDLIYKEHGNLPLFSGNNALDFWCAADEFEGVNRNAYREFELNIPNELNHQEAINLIKDFVTKEIGENFPYTFAIHESFNQETGEKNLHCHLMFSERKLDNVEREKERFFKKANTKNPSLGGAKKDRIWQSKKRLLQLRKSWEILQNASLEKNGFSERVDCRSLAERRKEALEQGDLNKAESLERKAINLSGKIIKKLKTVGYNKLSDKEKKQVDNFNQAKKLKKEKERKLNIRKGKIIPKEFEIIERLDEINKLDEGAIKKLTLNILTKGELNKNYYELRRVEKSLIANPTNEILLRKKSNLENKILELADTHILSYKYNRIVEQLKRDLVREKEMHLENLKNIYKKEYTVSKKEFDEEKTKNTAIKIREKYIKKNTLELMYKLEEFKLVSSNYKATQILTNYKIEGIIKSTLKYKEELKAKNTALINARLFSDESSIKVLENDIKELNLKIEKNNTQSNNIINELNKKHSIEELDKLTNLIDNNTSIERSVINEILQNRLEERNSLPTFERHKTLIMDNINLMADLERNKTLYNYFIEKNNPEKYSKSIFLTGVNIEIISNVIETKYNDLEKINSVDKNIIFNEIRTNEKNNISMLNDKEIKIKTAITNINELLSSDPVKENLTSIDLITINKVSKGKFSSNYKVIQSLENEKERLEKEYTSSNFLKKPFIMKEIKTKEKELSTYYEIERKIIQRYKNNKSFNQKKENIISSFKKSLSKLEKDLKVINNERSLAFKKLQIIKEMEDKKYIKERGIKLTPNSIRKLYNTNKFKELSFNLSEVLQPQEERGYNNLEIKLEREKERGISL
- a CDS encoding TrbC/VirB2 family protein, translating into MKKIIKKNLKIFLLLLAIIAISSSSFASATDLPWEGPLDKLLKSFTGPVARAVSIIAVVACGGMVAFGEAGSAMKRMLNIVFGISIVFAAVTWVPTFFGFTGSALF
- a CDS encoding type IV secretion system protein; the protein is MEDKRSYMQEVTPKKDTSSNPYSDWNDRYFKLNRSKRNWQIAFLVSSIITLFSLVIILKMSTQISVVPYIIEVDKELGIIRNIGDLRNIHYQPGDQNIIAVLNEHIKSTRAIPLDPVRYGKDIQEQYAFLTEVTQQKLLENIEKDNVQQKMKNRESRDINITSILKIREKTFQVRWIEKNYTENGNIYSENNMTGIFTVDFINPKELNENILILNPMGIVITDFSISRENF
- a CDS encoding TrbG/VirB9 family P-type conjugative transfer protein, with product MKKLILCTLFILAANSYSNEVIYEDFSFKEPVIQTGLKQAKQNVKTTFVYNENDMYRIYARAGFITTINLNPDEEVTYLAGGDTARWVIDVGMAGSSQGQHPILAIKPFFPGIKTNLIVSTNKRTYQFFLHSANEWYNPTVSFVYPHDQLMAKIKEQKLKEESTPINLDSLNYKYEWKKTKDRWCPQQVFDDGEKTFILMPEKVEQGELPILLIRDEQTGEGAIVRHRYNPNNRFFIVDRLFEQAILKLGKKEIVIKREGSFIKSKNDHYPVTR
- a CDS encoding TrbI/VirB10 family protein, coding for MGMFKKNQEKKQEENQGNNKPKIQGKFYNLKLIKIIITVVVLFIIYNIFKTDNKPKKVETINNEEKKDMTTKTNPYQTTYADIKDIKTNTTINQTTNSITNNNSTNTMTEEQKEKLRQLEEQANQAKKSPIAFQLYNRQDTQNNNTQNANNFPPDYDQNRQNSKKNFLFNEAQKALYSTSTIVESISPYELKTGDFFPAVVETAMNSDIYSKVIVARVSQNIYDTVTGKYLLIPQGTTLTGVYDSNITWGQDRLLVVWQQLRFPNGDMLSLDNMQGVDMIGQAGIPGKVNNHFTTLLKGVLLSSAMGAAAAITTSNDDDWRSDAGEAAGLSIIQIGDKYTAKALDRQPTIMIKAGDRFNVMVHSNLILKPYNK
- a CDS encoding type IV secretory system conjugative DNA transfer family protein, with the translated sequence MTKKKKIAIIIYLLMFPISITLATQIFAKYVGYAKGLGEPLFIINKIPFYPPFKIIEWQIYRNQAPIAFEKALTSGGITLVIFVFLIGFLTKKKHVETSHGAASFATQDDIKKMKLLPKEKDILKSYDKEGMTQIYKEAIYNNFPDKIANEDFKTNGIVIGQDEKGNYLYDNQPGHVILAAQTGAGKGVGFVLPTLWTWKESSIINDIKGENWQLTAGYRKLLGHKVLKFDATSLNTVHFNPMAEIRKGTVYEYQEAKNIADTIVSPDKKTDRFFGPNGVEFLTGVILHVLYMVKERTANLTDVYRFLTTPTLTEEEKLKQMTWGEHNTTSDTGLFQKIYNNVITEKDGTLRPDVHPMVSGIGNDMLNRADNERSGIISTAKTELAIFADPVISRAVQYSDFKIKDLMNYDVPVDLYFVTPPKAIGITATLIKLLINQIIFILTDEMIISDSGQNENFKHRLLLMIDEFPAIGKIELLHKALAYVRGYGMKVALITQDLKQLYEIYGENNSILNNCKTQIFYTPSDDKTTTFIEQKLGKKTVEQQTKSWKGFKYFSDWNISTSYVGRSLMTFDEIQQLSDEESLIFITGQKPIHGKKIRWYKEEKFKLKAKYKAPEKSDIIQETR